TGGAGAGCCGACGCAACCGATAGATGATGTTGAAGGTACCGTCATCGAGATCGTCGATTTCACCCTCGGCGGCAAATGCAAAGTCTTCAGCGAGTTGTTCCAGCGTCTCCTCATTCAGAGGTTGGCCGAACAGAACCAGATTGTGGCCGTCAGCCACCGGAAGGTGGAATGCAACATCCAGATCGCTGCAGTAAACCAACTGCTCAAGCACCAATAGCGGCAGACTTCTTGACAGACGTCCACGTTCGTCCTCGCGTCCGGCACTCGGCTTGTTGTTGCCCGAGGTGATCTTTGCCGAGAGCGGGACAAGCACAACGCGTTGAGCACCTTCTCGCCTCGGCGGCGCTGCCCAGCCCATGTCGTGCATCCCCAAAAGCCACGGCGGCAGTGGCATTTGCAAGATGGAGATTTCAGGTTCGTGGTCAAGCAGCTGCGACTTGGCGCTAACCATGTCATCAAAGAGCTTGGCGTAGCGATTCAGCTGCTCTGCATAGGCCGGCTGTCCCAAGGCAAACAGGCGATCGAGTAGAGCCCGCCCGGCCACAGCGTCTTCCAACTCCACATACGCCTGCAGAAGATTGTATCCGGCCCGAATATCGTCAGAACGCTCGTCATAAATAGGCGCGATGCGTTGAACTGCATCGGCAAGCAAGCCTTGTTTGCCCAACTCGCCGCTGGTGATCAGCATGACGTCGTTGCCGTGAGGCGCTCGCGCGAGCGCCTGATCAAACCAGGCCAAGCTTTCTTCTCGTTTTCCCGCCTTGATCGCATGCTGGCCAAGCAACAATTGCGGTCTCCATGCATTTGGAAGACCCGCGAGATGCCGCAGGTACTTTTGGGTGGCATCGGCTCCTGATTCTTCTGTCAGGACGGCGACGCGCCACATCAAACCGTTGTCTTGGTTCGGATCGAGTTGAAGACCGCGATCGAGCGTCGCCATGGCGGCTATCTGATCGCCACGAGCAGCTATCACCTTTGCTTCATTGGTCAGCAGCGTACCCGTTTCGCCTACCTTGGCGATGGCTTGGCGAATGGTGACTCCAGCATCATCAATACGACCCAGTTTTAGTTGCACAATCGCTCGTGCGACAGATCCACGCTCGATGACTGGATCAATGTTCGCCAATCTCGCGCTCGCTTCATCAACATCAGCGGCAAGGTTGTCCCTGAGCGCGGAAATGATGAACGAGTACAGCTGCTCCGGTTTGTCCCAATTTGCCTGCAAGTTTGGCTTCAGGACTTTTTGGCGCCATTGTGCGACCGATATTTGGAACGAGCGTCCGTAAACGTCAACAAATTGAATCATGCGTTGATCGTCGACTGCGGCTGACACCCGTTCCGGTGTAGTAGCTGGCTTTTTGCGATTCTTGAAAAGCCCGAACATTGGACGTTAAAAGTGAATGGCCGGAAGTTCCGAGCTTGACGACGCGGAGGGCTGTTCGCAAGCGCCGGGCGCAACGCACTGTCACCTTTGGACCGCAATACACCCCAAGAACGGGACTAAACGCTCTTTTCAATTCCTACCGCTTTTTCCTGCATCGCAGGCCCCGGCAACGCAGCATCGGGCGGTTGCGCAGCTGGAAAGTGCGCGGTCGCGACGGTGCCTTTGCCGAGCGCGCTTTCCAGCGTGACCTGCCAGCGGTAGCGGTCGGCGATGCGGCGCACGATCGCGAGGCCGATGCCATGTCCGCGGCGGCCGGTGCGGCTGCCGCGGTAGAACGGCTGGAACGCGCGCTCCAGATCGTCCTCGCTCATGCCGCTGCCGGTGTCGGTCACGCGCACCTCGTTCGTCCCGACCTCGACGGTGACGCTGCCCTGCTCCGTGTACAGGCACGCGTTGCGGATGAGGTTGCCGATCATCACCGCGAACACCCGCGGCGGCGCATGCAGCGCGAAGCGCGCGTGCTCGACCATCGCCAGTTGCACCGGCTTGCCCGCCAGCAGTTCGCGGTAGCGCGCGATCTCGGCCCCGACCACGTCGTTGGCGAGGAAGTCCTCGTCGCGCAAACCGGAGTCGGATTCGCGCGCCAGCACCAGGAAGGTTTCGATCAGCCCTTCCATCTCGCGGACGGAACGCCTGATCCGCGCCAGCGAACGCTGCGCGAACGGGCTCATGTCCTCGTCCGCCAGCACGTCGACCGCGACCTTCATCACCGTCAGCGGCGTGCGCAGTTCGTGGCTAGCATCGCGGGTGAAGTTGCGTTCGCGTTCGACGAATGCATCCAGCCGGTTGGCGAAGTTGTACAGCGCGGCGACCAGCACTTCCACGTCACTGTCGCTGGCGGCGGGCAGCCGGTCGGGAGCGAGCGACGCGGGATCAGGATGGTCCGGATCCCAGCGCCGCACCACCTTGGCCAGTTCGATCACCGGCGACAGCGCCTTGCGCGACGCGCGATAAGTCAGCCAGGTCGCGAGATAGATGATCAGCACCACCAGCACGACCGGGATCAAGCCGAACAACATCACCACGCTGTTGGGCCGGTCGTTGTTGAACAGCAGGAACAGCCGGCCGCGCGGCGTGTCGGAAACCAGCACGGTGCCCTCGGTTTCGTCGGGCTGCTTGACCTGGTGATAGCCCGGCGGCAAGCCGGCCAATCGCGCGGGGACCGCGTCCGCCGGTCCGCCCGGTGTGCGCAGATAGCCGCGCAGCAGCCAGGTGTCCGGCAACGGCGTGTGCGGATCGCGCGCCAGTTGCTGCGCGTAATAAACGCTTTCGCGATCGAGTTCCTGGCGGGCCATCGCCGTGCGGCTGGAGTTGGCGGCCGCATAGACGCCCAGCGCGGTGACCACGCTGATCGCCGCCACCCACAGCGAGAACATCACCCAGAAACGGTGGCCGATGCTTGTGTAGCGGGCCATGCGCAGCGCCTATCCGCGGTGACCGGTGCGTGCCGGATTGTGGGCGCCGGCGCGGCTGCCGCGCAAGCCGCGACGTTCAGCGGCCCGACGCCAGCGCGCTGGCTTCCGCTTCGGCATCCAGATCGGCCACCCGGTAACCCGCGCTGTGGAT
The genomic region above belongs to Rhodanobacteraceae bacterium and contains:
- a CDS encoding Two-component system sensor histidine kinase, whose translation is MARYTSIGHRFWVMFSLWVAAISVVTALGVYAAANSSRTAMARQELDRESVYYAQQLARDPHTPLPDTWLLRGYLRTPGGPADAVPARLAGLPPGYHQVKQPDETEGTVLVSDTPRGRLFLLFNNDRPNSVVMLFGLIPVVLVVLIIYLATWLTYRASRKALSPVIELAKVVRRWDPDHPDPASLAPDRLPAASDSDVEVLVAALYNFANRLDAFVERERNFTRDASHELRTPLTVMKVAVDVLADEDMSPFAQRSLARIRRSVREMEGLIETFLVLARESDSGLRDEDFLANDVVGAEIARYRELLAGKPVQLAMVEHARFALHAPPRVFAVMIGNLIRNACLYTEQGSVTVEVGTNEVRVTDTGSGMSEDDLERAFQPFYRGSRTGRRGHGIGLAIVRRIADRYRWQVTLESALGKGTVATAHFPAAQPPDAALPGPAMQEKAVGIEKSV